One Bremerella alba genomic window, TAGGAGGCAACCCCTCGACACAATCTCTTAAATGAGTCAACCGAATCCGTTGCCATTCAGGGTGATCGTCATTGCTATCGGAATCTTGCAAAAGCAAATCAGCGAGACCTTCGTGAAGGATTCGCCGCCGCCGTGCGTCCTTGCGGACTTCGTTTCGTACCAAGTTGCGGGCAATACCCCGGAGCCACTTTCCGACGTCCTGCTCTTGATCGAAGGAGTTCCTCTCACGGAGCGCGACGAGAAAAGCCTCCTGAGCAAGGTCATCCACCCAGTCGGGATCCACTCCCAGCATGCGGACAAACGAACGCAGTTGGACGTGGTTTTCGGCGACCATTCTCTCGAATGATTCATCAAAACAATGGTCTTGGTTGTTCATTTGTGAGTACCTTGTCGCGAAGAATCTTTGTGTGAGTAACAAAATCCAAAAAAGCAAAAGAAACTACTAAATGGAGTTTATCTGATTTGTCTTGTCACACCTGCAGAAGTGGCGACAAGGGGTGTGCTTATGACCATAATTGCCTAATTGCATGGTCTTAAGGTGTTAACCCTGGCTGCTACGGCCAGCGGTGAAATCCGAGAAGAACTAGTCATCGCCATTTCAACATGGCCAAGGTCTGTTTTAGTTGAGGAGCTGGCTAATAGATTGAGTATACGAATTCTCGTGCTATCAGCATCGATTAAGACCTATCGCTGTCGAGGGAATTTAGTCTTAGTAGGTTAGTTAGGTTCCAGTGAACTGGGCCCATACCGTACCATCCCGAAATGGGTTGATTTCTAGCAGGTTAATTACCCTTACACGCGTATTTGACTTGCTCGCTGATTATCGAGCCACCTCCTGCTTACTTGGGGAAACTTCTCGATTTAGAAACCAAAGGAGAGTCAAAAGAGGCGATCAGATACCGCTGGCCTTTGATCCCTGTAGGTGGCTATTTTGTAAGCCCAAGTTACGAGGTAAGATTGATGCGTTACTCAGACGTCACGACCTCGTAAGTGCTTCGTCGTGTTCTTCTTATGTCTTGTAAATGGATGGTAGCTCAGCGTGATTCCGCGCACCAAACTGCTTCAAGAGGTGACCTCAGAACGCGAATGGAGCGTTGATGTCGACTTGCTATCCGAGTTGTTCGACAGCACGCCTGATACGGCATTCTTTGTTAAGGATGCCCAAGGGCGATACATCGCTGTGAATGACTCACTGGTTCGTCGTCACGGATGGCGAGAGAAGCGTGACGTCATCGGTAAGCGTTCGGCTGATATTTGTGCCGGCGATCTAGGCTCGATTCCTACGCAGCAAGATGAAAAAGTCGTTCGGACCGGAAAGGCTTTGTTAAATCAGCTGGAAATGCAATGGTATCGTCCGCCTACAATGACTTGGTGTTTGACGACCAAGTTACCCATGAAAGATGCCGACGGCACGATTATTGGCCTGATTGGCTTCTCGAGAGACGTACGAATCTTAGTGGATCCTGAGGAAATACCTACGGCGTTTGCGAAGGCATTGGCGGAATTCGAGGAACACCTGACCCCTGACGTTAATCCCGTTTGGTTTGCCCAAAAAAGCAAGTTGACTTCTCGTCGGCTGGCCATGCTGACAAAAAAGATATTCGACTTAACCCCTGGCCAGTTTATCGCCAAGATCAGAATTGATGCGGCTACCAGGCTACTGCGAGAAACGGAATTGTCGGTTTCTGCCATTGCTCATCAGTGTGGCTTTTACGATCACAGTGCATTCACACGAGCGTTTAGAAAGGCAACCGGCACTACTCCTAGGTCGTTCCGTAAACTCGCCCGCTGATAGCCCTGATCGATCTCACCGGTACACATCACTGGGCATCGCGTCGGTCGCCAAGGGTTGCATTTCTGTATTCTCGGGGAGTACAGTTCATCACTCGACTGAATGCATCATTGAGAGTGCGAAGGCTCACAAACCCACTGCTCAGAGCAATTTCCTTAACGGTCAATTCCGTTCCCAATAGTTCGCGACGCACGCGCTCGATCCGAAGTCGTTGGATTTCACTGGCGACCGTTCGATTAAGATGCTTTCTAAATTCAGTGGTCAGCTTTCGTCGCGAAATAAGCAGGGC contains:
- a CDS encoding helix-turn-helix domain-containing protein gives rise to the protein MIQKMGAGQYLPPVGVVARRPTDFIAIEDELMRQALRFIDTNLHRSISVDDVAEALLISRRKLTTEFRKHLNRTVASEIQRLRIERVRRELLGTELTVKEIALSSGFVSLRTLNDAFSRVMNCTPREYRNATLGDRRDAQ
- a CDS encoding AraC family transcriptional regulator, yielding MIPRTKLLQEVTSEREWSVDVDLLSELFDSTPDTAFFVKDAQGRYIAVNDSLVRRHGWREKRDVIGKRSADICAGDLGSIPTQQDEKVVRTGKALLNQLEMQWYRPPTMTWCLTTKLPMKDADGTIIGLIGFSRDVRILVDPEEIPTAFAKALAEFEEHLTPDVNPVWFAQKSKLTSRRLAMLTKKIFDLTPGQFIAKIRIDAATRLLRETELSVSAIAHQCGFYDHSAFTRAFRKATGTTPRSFRKLAR
- a CDS encoding sigma-70 family RNA polymerase sigma factor — its product is MNNQDHCFDESFERMVAENHVQLRSFVRMLGVDPDWVDDLAQEAFLVALRERNSFDQEQDVGKWLRGIARNLVRNEVRKDARRRRILHEGLADLLLQDSDSNDDHPEWQRIRLTHLRDCVEGLPPKSREIVTGRYSHGWTATDLADHLEMTAAAVRQALMRIRQQLKDCIENRLGDTA